The following are encoded in a window of Algiphilus aromaticivorans DG1253 genomic DNA:
- a CDS encoding acetaldehyde dehydrogenase (acetylating) encodes MSKIRCAIIGSGNIGTDLLYKLQRSELLEPAWMVGIDPDSEGLQRAAKAGLKTTSEGVDGLVPHVEADGIRIAFDATSAYVHAENSRKLNELGVLMIDLTPAAIGPYCVPPVNLAEHADSQVMNLNMVTCGGQATIPMVAAVSRVQAVRYGEIVATVSSKSVGPGTRKNIDEFTRTTAAGVEKVGGAQRGKAIIVINPADPPIIMRDTIHCLTVEPPRHAEIEASVQAMIKEVQKYVPGYRLVNGPVIDDEEHRVTCYMEVEGLGDYLPKYAGNLDIMTAAGARTAEMFAERMQAGVFVPAAATA; translated from the coding sequence ATGAGCAAGATCCGCTGCGCCATCATTGGCTCCGGCAACATCGGCACCGACCTGCTGTACAAGCTGCAGCGCAGCGAGCTGCTGGAGCCGGCATGGATGGTCGGCATCGACCCCGACAGCGAAGGCCTGCAGCGCGCCGCCAAGGCCGGCCTGAAGACGACCTCCGAAGGCGTCGACGGCCTCGTGCCGCACGTCGAGGCCGACGGCATCCGCATTGCCTTCGATGCCACCTCGGCCTACGTCCACGCCGAGAACAGCCGCAAGCTCAACGAGCTCGGCGTGCTGATGATCGATCTGACGCCGGCAGCCATCGGCCCCTACTGCGTACCGCCCGTCAATCTCGCCGAGCACGCCGACTCGCAGGTCATGAATCTGAACATGGTCACCTGCGGCGGCCAGGCCACCATCCCGATGGTCGCCGCCGTGTCGCGTGTACAGGCCGTGCGCTATGGCGAGATCGTCGCCACCGTGTCCTCGAAGTCGGTGGGCCCCGGCACACGCAAGAACATCGACGAGTTCACGCGCACCACAGCGGCCGGGGTCGAGAAGGTCGGCGGCGCCCAGCGCGGCAAGGCCATCATCGTCATCAACCCGGCCGACCCGCCCATCATCATGCGCGACACCATCCACTGCCTGACCGTGGAACCGCCCAGGCACGCCGAGATCGAGGCGTCGGTGCAGGCCATGATCAAGGAAGTGCAGAAGTACGTGCCCGGCTATCGCCTGGTCAACGGCCCCGTCATCGACGACGAGGAGCACCGCGTGACCTGCTACATGGAGGTCGAGGGCCTGGGCGACTATCTGCCCAAGTACGCCGGCAACCTGGACATCATGACGGCGGCCGGTGCGCGCACTGCGGAGATGTTCGCCGAGCGTATGCAAGCCGGGGTTTTCGTGCCGGCTGCGGCTACGGCCTAG
- a CDS encoding alpha/beta fold hydrolase, producing MTATPIPEGRYVTTASGLRLHYHESGAREAGRGGETVVFLHGSGPGASGYSNFKHNYPALAEAGHRVIVPDLPGYGLSDKPEDQEYVNDFFVATLHELLGALGIERCVLLGNSLGGAIALGYTLAHPDVVRGLVLMAPGGVEEREAYFEMAGIKRMMALFAEGPLDFDAMKKLLSFQLFDASQVADEVVAERVAVCADQPRTVLSTMRVPNMESRLSEICCPVLCFWGVNDQFNPPGGAQKIAAGCPRARVTLLNQCGHWVMVEHLDYFNRACLDFLNNEMDPA from the coding sequence ATGACCGCCACCCCGATTCCCGAGGGCCGCTATGTGACGACCGCCTCCGGCCTGCGGCTGCACTATCACGAGTCCGGTGCGCGCGAAGCCGGCCGCGGCGGCGAGACCGTGGTCTTCCTGCACGGCAGCGGCCCCGGCGCCAGCGGCTACAGCAACTTCAAGCACAACTACCCGGCGCTGGCCGAGGCCGGGCACCGCGTGATCGTGCCGGACCTGCCGGGCTACGGCCTCTCCGACAAGCCCGAGGATCAGGAGTACGTCAACGACTTCTTCGTCGCGACGCTGCACGAGTTGCTGGGCGCGCTGGGCATCGAGCGCTGCGTGCTGCTGGGCAACTCACTGGGTGGCGCCATCGCGCTGGGCTACACGCTGGCGCATCCGGATGTCGTGCGCGGCCTGGTGCTGATGGCACCGGGCGGCGTCGAGGAACGCGAGGCCTACTTCGAGATGGCGGGCATCAAGCGCATGATGGCGCTCTTCGCCGAGGGGCCGCTGGACTTCGACGCGATGAAGAAGCTGCTGAGCTTCCAGCTCTTCGATGCTTCGCAGGTCGCCGACGAGGTGGTCGCCGAGCGCGTCGCGGTCTGCGCCGATCAGCCGCGCACCGTGCTATCGACCATGCGCGTGCCGAACATGGAATCGCGCCTGAGCGAGATCTGCTGCCCGGTGCTCTGCTTCTGGGGCGTCAACGACCAGTTCAACCCGCCGGGCGGCGCGCAGAAGATCGCCGCCGGCTGCCCGCGCGCCCGCGTTACCCTGCTCAATCAGTGCGGGCACTGGGTGATGGTCGAGCATCTCGACTATTTCAATCGCGCCTGCCTGGACTTCCTCAACAACGAGATGGACCCGGCATGA
- the dmpG gene encoding 4-hydroxy-2-oxovalerate aldolase, translated as MSLEGRKVTVHDMSLRDGMHPKRHQITVQQMRDVARGLDEAGVPLIEVTHGDGLGGASVNYGFPAASDEEYLRAVVPELKNSKVSALLLPGIGTVDHLKMAADCGVTTIRVATHCTEADVSEQHIQLGREMGLDTVGFLMMAHMIPPEQLVEQALLMESYGANCLYVTDSAGYMLPEDVKARISLLREKAKPETEIGFHGHHNLSMGVANSIAAVEAGANRIDAACGGLGAGAGNTPTEVFVAVANRMGIETGVDLFKVSDVAEDLIQPLLDFPVRIDRNALTLGYAGVYSSFLLFAQRAEAKYGISAREILLELGRQKMVGGQEDMIEDTALTMARKREAEGTAQA; from the coding sequence ATGAGTCTTGAAGGCCGCAAAGTCACCGTTCACGACATGTCGCTCCGCGACGGCATGCATCCCAAGCGCCACCAGATCACCGTGCAGCAGATGCGCGACGTCGCGCGCGGCCTCGACGAGGCCGGCGTGCCGCTGATCGAGGTCACCCACGGCGACGGCCTGGGCGGCGCCTCGGTCAACTACGGCTTCCCGGCCGCATCGGACGAGGAGTATCTGCGCGCGGTCGTTCCGGAACTGAAGAACAGCAAGGTCTCGGCCCTGCTGCTGCCGGGCATCGGCACGGTGGATCATCTGAAGATGGCCGCCGACTGCGGCGTCACCACCATCCGCGTGGCGACACACTGCACCGAGGCCGATGTTTCCGAGCAGCACATCCAGCTCGGCCGCGAGATGGGGCTCGACACCGTCGGCTTCCTGATGATGGCGCACATGATTCCGCCCGAGCAGCTCGTCGAGCAGGCGCTGCTGATGGAGTCCTACGGCGCCAACTGCCTTTATGTCACCGACTCGGCGGGCTACATGCTGCCCGAGGACGTCAAGGCGCGGATCAGCCTGCTGCGCGAGAAGGCCAAGCCGGAGACCGAGATCGGCTTCCACGGCCATCACAATCTCTCCATGGGCGTGGCCAACTCCATCGCCGCGGTCGAAGCCGGAGCCAACCGCATCGACGCCGCCTGCGGCGGCCTGGGCGCCGGTGCCGGCAACACGCCCACGGAGGTCTTCGTGGCGGTGGCCAACCGCATGGGCATCGAAACCGGCGTCGACCTCTTCAAGGTCTCCGACGTCGCCGAGGATCTGATCCAGCCGCTGCTGGACTTCCCCGTGCGCATCGACCGCAACGCACTGACCCTGGGCTACGCCGGTGTCTATTCCTCCTTCCTGCTCTTCGCCCAGCGCGCCGAGGCCAAGTACGGCATCTCCGCCCGCGAGATCCTGCTGGAGCTGGGCCGCCAGAAGATGGTCGGCGGTCAGGAGGACATGATCGAGGACACGGCACTGACCATGGCGCGGAAGCGCGAGGCCGAGGGAACCGCCCAGGCCTGA
- a CDS encoding alkaline phosphatase D family protein translates to MGRVHSEWLRVAVPEVDRRTVLKGLATLGLAPALSACGDSAPQQAGPAPDVPADGPVRFDHGVASGDPYADSVVLWTRVTPADDADVPVAWELAGDEGMQDIVASGVFVTNAARDYTVKVMADRLRPATRYWYRFRCGDAVSIVGRTKTAPSADAAPEQLKFAFASCAWYSMGYFNAYRGIAEKADLDVVLMLGDYIYEYGGDELLSTPFALGRYMAPGHEIVTLADYRQRHALYKTDPDLQAAHAAHPWICTWDDHESTNNSYTEGADNHTEGEEGVWTQRKRVSAQAYFEWLPVRDEFNPNNGPGAVLYRRLQYGDLAEFFVLDSRLEGRSVQPEDNEAAADPARHMISRAQEEWLLDGMRSTTARWKIVAQQTMLSQLNVAPNRPFTLDSWDGYTAQRGRLLDAFAGIDDVVVITGDIHTAFCNELTPDPTSSSYQPGVSGSVGVEFVCPSITSQGLPPAVVNALQPFNRHIRYAEGALETNHGYVVVTATPQWCDAAWMYALSVLTPIKAERPGQVWRVNSGETTLRLSRFSR, encoded by the coding sequence ATGGGACGAGTGCATTCGGAGTGGCTGCGCGTCGCGGTGCCGGAGGTCGACCGGCGCACGGTACTGAAGGGGTTGGCGACGCTGGGTCTCGCACCCGCGCTCAGCGCCTGCGGGGATTCGGCACCGCAGCAGGCAGGCCCGGCGCCGGATGTTCCCGCCGATGGGCCGGTGCGCTTCGACCATGGCGTGGCGTCGGGTGACCCCTACGCGGACTCGGTCGTGCTGTGGACGCGGGTCACGCCGGCCGACGATGCCGATGTCCCGGTCGCCTGGGAGCTGGCCGGCGACGAAGGCATGCAGGACATCGTGGCCTCCGGTGTGTTCGTCACCAACGCTGCGCGCGATTACACGGTCAAGGTGATGGCCGATCGGCTGCGGCCCGCGACCCGCTACTGGTACCGCTTTCGCTGCGGTGATGCGGTCTCCATCGTGGGGCGGACCAAGACCGCGCCCTCGGCGGATGCGGCGCCGGAGCAGCTGAAGTTCGCCTTTGCGTCCTGCGCCTGGTATTCGATGGGCTACTTCAACGCCTATCGGGGCATTGCCGAGAAGGCGGATCTGGATGTGGTCCTCATGCTGGGCGACTACATCTATGAGTACGGCGGCGACGAACTGCTTTCGACGCCCTTCGCCCTGGGGCGCTACATGGCGCCCGGGCATGAGATCGTCACGCTCGCGGACTATCGGCAACGTCACGCTCTGTACAAGACCGATCCCGACCTGCAGGCCGCGCATGCAGCCCACCCCTGGATCTGCACCTGGGATGACCACGAGTCCACCAACAACAGCTATACCGAAGGCGCGGACAATCACACCGAGGGCGAAGAAGGCGTGTGGACGCAACGCAAACGCGTTTCCGCTCAGGCCTATTTCGAGTGGCTGCCGGTGCGGGATGAATTCAATCCCAACAACGGGCCGGGCGCCGTTCTGTACCGCCGTCTGCAGTACGGCGACCTCGCTGAATTCTTTGTGCTGGATTCCCGTCTTGAGGGCCGCAGCGTGCAGCCGGAAGACAACGAGGCGGCCGCCGATCCTGCGCGGCACATGATCAGCCGGGCACAGGAAGAGTGGCTGCTCGACGGGATGCGCAGCACGACGGCACGCTGGAAGATCGTCGCCCAGCAGACCATGCTGTCGCAGCTCAACGTGGCACCGAACCGGCCCTTCACGCTGGATTCCTGGGACGGCTATACCGCGCAGCGCGGCCGCCTTCTCGACGCTTTTGCCGGGATTGATGACGTGGTGGTCATCACGGGCGATATCCACACCGCCTTCTGCAACGAACTGACTCCGGACCCCACCAGCAGCAGCTATCAGCCCGGTGTGAGCGGATCAGTGGGGGTGGAATTCGTGTGCCCGTCGATCACCTCGCAGGGCCTCCCTCCCGCCGTGGTGAACGCCCTGCAGCCGTTCAACCGCCATATCCGCTACGCCGAGGGGGCGCTGGAAACAAATCATGGCTATGTGGTGGTGACGGCGACCCCGCAGTGGTGCGACGCCGCCTGGATGTATGCGCTGTCGGTATTGACACCCATCAAGGCCGAGCGACCCGGGCAGGTCTGGCGCGTCAACAGCGGCGAGACGACGTTGCGCCTCAGCCGCTTCAGCCGCTAG
- a CDS encoding beta-glucosidase, whose amino-acid sequence MSARLRATAALILVGLLAACGGSGSGSGSNSQAPASSAGRDADTSCGDHPWCDTSLSPEQRAALLLEAMSVDQKIGLLAGDDPFGSLTGEPANGTSDGIPELGVPRLLFSDGPVGPRKGQATAHPSPALLASSFDAALARRTGKAIGNEVRHKGADVVHGPAMDIMRTPKAGRSFESYGEDPLLSARMGTAWTQGAQSEGVIANIKHFAANNQEGQLGVPPLTGILGGRFFVNAVVDERVLREIYLPPFEDAVKRGGAGSVMCAYNRVNGDAACSNEWLLQQVLRDEWGFKGFVITDYFFAQKNTVGALRAGTDLEMPVPLLYNRLTINTNRALGRIDETLIDERLGKTLSTMFRFGVFDRLPFEENNDAIDQQGHAALTQEVAEQGMVLLANDGLLPLRADALQSIAVIGAADRIVSGGGSSAVSSFRQTTPLDGIRERAGDGVEVRFADGSDQEEAAALAAESDIAIVFAAVEISEGVDRSCLSLSCAGDRPDQDALIEAVAAANPRSIAVLQSGTPVLTPWRHELAALIHAWYPGQEGGAAIARVLFGDVDPGGRLAATFPEREADLPTAGSLRAYPGLLRVEYQEGVLVGYRWYDAMGIEPAFAFGHGLSYTDFAYEGLAVDAEGVRFTVRNIGDRAGSTVPQLYIGMPQPDADTVQPPRQLKGFDKLRLEAGQARQVRLAFDDRSFAYWDSAAQDWAVAPGCYRIEIGASSRDIRLQTRTARAGGSCN is encoded by the coding sequence ATGAGCGCGCGGCTGCGAGCGACGGCGGCGCTGATCCTGGTAGGCCTGCTTGCTGCCTGCGGCGGTAGCGGAAGCGGTAGCGGTAGCAATAGCCAGGCCCCCGCGAGCAGTGCCGGTCGCGATGCCGACACAAGCTGCGGCGACCACCCCTGGTGCGATACGAGCCTGTCGCCCGAGCAGCGTGCGGCGCTGCTGCTGGAGGCCATGAGCGTCGACCAGAAGATCGGCCTGCTGGCCGGGGATGACCCCTTTGGGTCGCTCACCGGTGAACCCGCCAACGGCACCAGCGACGGCATTCCCGAGCTGGGCGTGCCACGGCTGCTCTTCTCGGACGGGCCCGTCGGTCCCCGCAAGGGACAGGCCACGGCGCATCCGTCGCCGGCTCTGCTGGCCTCTAGCTTCGATGCCGCGCTCGCACGCCGCACCGGCAAGGCTATCGGCAACGAGGTGCGCCACAAGGGCGCGGACGTGGTGCATGGTCCGGCGATGGACATCATGCGGACGCCCAAGGCCGGCCGCAGCTTCGAATCCTACGGCGAGGACCCCTTGCTGTCGGCGCGCATGGGCACGGCCTGGACGCAGGGTGCGCAGAGCGAGGGCGTGATCGCCAACATCAAGCACTTCGCAGCCAACAATCAGGAAGGCCAACTCGGCGTGCCGCCGCTGACCGGCATTCTGGGCGGTCGCTTCTTCGTCAACGCCGTGGTCGATGAGCGCGTGCTGCGCGAGATCTACCTGCCGCCCTTCGAGGACGCGGTCAAGCGCGGCGGTGCCGGTAGCGTCATGTGCGCCTACAACCGTGTCAACGGCGACGCGGCCTGCTCCAACGAATGGTTGCTGCAGCAGGTGCTGCGGGACGAGTGGGGCTTCAAGGGCTTCGTCATCACCGACTACTTCTTCGCCCAGAAGAACACGGTCGGTGCGCTGCGCGCGGGTACCGATCTGGAGATGCCGGTGCCGCTGCTCTACAACCGGCTGACCATCAACACGAACCGGGCGCTGGGGCGCATCGACGAGACGCTGATCGACGAGCGCCTGGGCAAGACGCTGAGCACCATGTTCCGCTTCGGTGTCTTCGATCGCCTGCCCTTCGAGGAGAACAACGACGCCATCGACCAGCAAGGCCACGCCGCACTGACGCAGGAAGTCGCCGAGCAGGGCATGGTGCTGCTGGCCAATGACGGCCTGCTGCCGCTGCGCGCGGATGCGCTGCAATCCATCGCCGTGATCGGCGCGGCCGACCGCATTGTCAGCGGCGGAGGCTCCTCGGCCGTGAGTTCCTTCCGGCAGACCACGCCACTGGATGGCATCCGCGAGCGCGCCGGCGATGGTGTCGAAGTCCGCTTCGCCGACGGCAGCGACCAGGAAGAGGCCGCCGCGCTGGCGGCAGAGTCGGACATCGCCATCGTTTTTGCGGCCGTCGAGATCAGCGAAGGCGTGGATCGTTCCTGCCTGTCGCTGTCCTGTGCCGGTGATCGCCCGGATCAGGACGCGCTGATCGAGGCGGTGGCCGCGGCCAACCCGCGCAGCATCGCCGTGCTGCAGTCCGGCACCCCGGTGCTCACGCCCTGGCGTCACGAGCTGGCAGCGCTGATCCACGCCTGGTACCCCGGTCAGGAGGGGGGCGCGGCCATCGCGCGCGTGCTCTTCGGTGACGTCGACCCCGGTGGTCGCCTGGCCGCGACCTTCCCCGAGCGCGAGGCGGACCTGCCCACCGCCGGCAGCCTGCGCGCCTACCCGGGCCTGCTGCGCGTGGAATACCAGGAAGGCGTGCTCGTCGGTTATCGCTGGTACGACGCCATGGGCATCGAGCCGGCTTTTGCCTTCGGCCACGGCCTGTCCTACACCGACTTCGCCTACGAAGGCCTGGCCGTGGATGCCGAGGGCGTACGCTTCACCGTGCGCAACATCGGCGATCGCGCCGGCAGCACCGTGCCGCAACTCTACATCGGCATGCCGCAGCCCGACGCCGACACCGTGCAGCCACCACGCCAGCTCAAGGGCTTCGACAAGCTGCGCCTGGAAGCCGGTCAAGCCCGGCAAGTGCGTCTTGCCTTCGACGATCGCAGCTTTGCGTACTGGGATAGCGCGGCGCAAGACTGGGCCGTAGCGCCCGGGTGCTACCGCATCGAGATCGGCGCATCGTCGCGCGACATCCGACTGCAGACGCGAACGGCGCGTGCGGGCGGGAGCTGCAACTAG
- a CDS encoding fumarylacetoacetate hydrolase family protein: MSLSDMSCNGIGDDLFNALRKRETIEPPSTQHNGMTIDDAYQVSRHFLARRQTEGEKVVGKKIGVTSAAVQDMLGVHQPDFGFLTDVMQVPDGGTVSLAAHSLIQPRAEGEIAFVLARDIQGPDVTEDDVIAATEYVCPCFEIVDSRITDWRIAIQDTIADNASCGVFLLGSQRVDPKTLDLAEVAMRIDKNGEHAAEGKGSAVQGHPATAVAWLANTLGAYGIPLLAGEIILSGSLAPLLPARAGDHFHLTLEGIGEASVRFEA; the protein is encoded by the coding sequence ATGAGTCTGAGCGACATGAGCTGCAACGGCATCGGCGACGACCTCTTCAATGCGCTGCGCAAGCGCGAGACGATCGAGCCGCCGAGCACGCAGCACAACGGCATGACCATCGACGATGCCTATCAGGTCTCGCGGCACTTCCTGGCGCGCCGTCAGACCGAGGGCGAGAAGGTGGTCGGCAAGAAGATCGGCGTGACGAGCGCGGCGGTGCAGGACATGCTCGGCGTGCATCAGCCGGACTTCGGCTTCCTCACCGACGTCATGCAGGTGCCGGACGGCGGCACGGTCAGCCTGGCCGCGCACAGCCTGATCCAGCCGCGCGCCGAGGGCGAGATCGCCTTCGTGCTGGCGCGTGATATCCAGGGCCCGGATGTCACGGAAGATGACGTCATCGCTGCAACGGAATACGTCTGCCCCTGCTTCGAGATCGTCGATTCGCGCATCACCGACTGGCGCATCGCGATCCAGGACACCATTGCCGATAACGCCTCCTGCGGCGTCTTTCTGCTGGGCAGCCAGCGCGTCGATCCGAAGACGCTGGACCTGGCGGAAGTCGCCATGCGCATCGACAAGAACGGCGAGCACGCCGCCGAGGGCAAGGGCAGCGCCGTGCAGGGCCATCCGGCCACGGCCGTCGCCTGGCTGGCCAACACGCTGGGCGCCTACGGCATCCCGTTGCTGGCCGGCGAAATCATCCTTTCCGGCTCGCTGGCACCGCTGTTGCCGGCGCGTGCCGGCGACCATTTTCATCTGACACTCGAGGGCATCGGCGAGGCTTCGGTCCGCTTCGAGGCCTGA